A stretch of the Acidobacteriota bacterium genome encodes the following:
- a CDS encoding response regulator translates to MNILLAEDDSSSRKILHEMLAELGHQVTVCEDGKAAWEAFQRNDYRLVVSDYSMPHLNGVELCQKIRSANNPHHTYFILQTSCSEKSALLKALASGVDDILLKPVDLHKLRAKLEVAEKFFELEQQSPCSAQVLDAIKEMLIKS, encoded by the coding sequence ATGAACATCCTGTTAGCTGAAGATGATTCGTCATCGCGCAAGATATTGCATGAAATGCTCGCCGAACTCGGGCATCAGGTCACGGTTTGTGAAGATGGCAAAGCCGCCTGGGAAGCCTTTCAACGCAATGATTATCGTTTGGTGGTTTCCGATTATTCGATGCCCCATTTAAACGGCGTCGAGTTATGTCAAAAAATTCGCAGCGCAAATAATCCTCACCATACTTATTTCATCTTGCAGACTTCCTGCTCGGAAAAAAGCGCGCTGCTCAAGGCGCTCGCTTCCGGGGTTGACGATATTTTGTTAAAACCGGTTGACCTTCATAAACTGCGAGCCAAATTGGAGGTCGCGGAAAAATTTTTTGAACTCGAACAACAAAGCCCATGTTCGGCGCAGGTTCTCGACGCTATCAAAGAAATGCTGATTAAGTCCTAA